In one window of Lepidochelys kempii isolate rLepKem1 chromosome 27, rLepKem1.hap2, whole genome shotgun sequence DNA:
- the STARD3 gene encoding stAR-related lipid transfer protein 3 isoform X1 — MSKPRDLQHDLERSLPAIASMSTSLSQSQGFSPRYYFSPEKRKAISDVRRTFCLFVTFDLLFVSLLWIIELNTNNGIQKNLEIEIIEYQFKTSFFDIFVLAFFRFFVLLLGYALLKLRHWWVIAFTTLVSSAFLIVKVILSELLAKGAFGYLLPIVSFVIAWLETWFLDFKVLSQEAEEERWYLAAQAAASRGPLLYSGALSDGQFYSPPESFAGSDNESDEDDVGRKALTAQEKEYVQQGKEAMEVVDQILAQEENWKFEKNNEFGDVVYTIEIPFHGKTFILKSFSQAFMQCSAETVYQEVILQPERMILWNKTVAACQILQRVEDNTIVSYDIAAGAAGGVVSPRDFVNVRRIERRRDRYISSGMSTTHGLKPPLSKYVRGENGPGGFIVLKCASNPKVCTFLWILNTDLKGRLPRYLIHQSLAATMFEFAFHLRQRVSEVSGRP; from the exons ATGAGCAAGCCCAGAGACTTGCAGCATGACCTGGAGCGGAGCCTCCCAGCCATTGCGTCCATGAGCACCTCCCTCTCGCAGAGCCAGGGCTTCTCACCGCGCTATTACTTCTCCCCGGAGAAGAGGAAAGCCATCTCGGATGTCAGGAGGACTTTCTGCCTCTTTGTCACCTTCGACCTGCTGTTTGTGTCTCTGCTGTGGATAATTGAGCTGAAT ACCAACAATGGCATTCAGAAGAACTTGGAAATCGAAATCATTGAGTACCAGTTTAAAACCTCATTCTTTGATATATTT GTCTTGGCTTTTTTCCGGTTTTTTGTGTTACTTCTGGGCTATGCACTCTTAAAACTGCGCCACTGGTGGGTCATCGCG TTCACTACACTGGTGTCCAGTGCCTTCCTCATCGTGAAGGTCATCCTCTCGGAG ctgctaGCCAAGGGGGCTTTTGGGTACTTACTTCCCATCGTCTCTTTCGTTATCGCCTGGCTAGAAACTTGGTTCCTGGATTTTAAAGTCTTATCTCAGGAGGCGGAAGAGGAACGAT GGTACTTGGCAGCGCAGGCCGCAGCCTCCCGCGGCCCTCTGCTCTATTCTGGAGCCCTTTCTGACGGGCAGTTCTATTCCCCTCCGGAGTCCTTCGCAG GATCGGATAATGAGTCTGATGAAGATGATGTGGGGAGGAAAGCGTTAACAGCCCAG GAGAAGGAATATGTTCAGCAAGGCAAAGAAGCAATGGAGGTTGTGGATCAAATCCTAGCCCAGGAGGAAAACTGGAAATTCGAAAAAAACAAT GAGTTTGGCGATGTTGTTTACACCATTGAAATTCCTTTCCATGGCAAGACCTTTATTTTAAAG TCCTTTTCTCAGGCCTTCATGCAGTGTTCTGCTGAAACAGTCTACCAGGAGGTGATTCTCCAACCTGAGAGGATGATCCTGTGGAATAAAACAGTGGCAGCTTGCCAG ATCTTACAGCGGGTTGAAGATAACACCATTGTCTCGTACGACattgcagcaggggctgcaggtggtGTAGTGTCACCCAG GGACTTTGTAAACGTGCGTCGCATTGAAAGAAGACGAGACCGCTATATTTCCTCAGGGATGTCAACCACTCACGGTTTGAAGCCTCCGCTGTCCAAATACGTCAG GGGCGAGAACGGGCCAGGAGGCTTCATTGTACTGAAATGTGCCAGCAATCCCAAAGTGTGCACCTTCCTCTGGATCCTCAACACGGACCTCAAG GGTCGGCTTCCCCGTTACCTGATCCATCAAAGCCTGGCAGCTACCATGTTCGAGTTTGCATTCCACCTGCGGCAGCGGGTCAGCGAGGTGTCGGGCAGGCCTTGA
- the STARD3 gene encoding stAR-related lipid transfer protein 3 isoform X2, translated as MSKPRDLQHDLERSLPAIASMSTSLSQSQGFSPRYYFSPEKRKAISDVRRTFCLFVTFDLLFVSLLWIIELNTNNGIQKNLEIEIIEYQFKTSFFDIFVLAFFRFFVLLLGYALLKLRHWWVIAFTTLVSSAFLIVKVILSELLAKGAFGYLLPIVSFVIAWLETWFLDFKVLSQEAEEERWYLAAQAAASRGPLLYSGALSDGQFYSPPESFAGSDNESDEDDVGRKALTAQEKEYVQQGKEAMEVVDQILAQEENWKFEKNNEFGDVVYTIEIPFHGKTFILKAFMQCSAETVYQEVILQPERMILWNKTVAACQILQRVEDNTIVSYDIAAGAAGGVVSPRDFVNVRRIERRRDRYISSGMSTTHGLKPPLSKYVRGENGPGGFIVLKCASNPKVCTFLWILNTDLKGRLPRYLIHQSLAATMFEFAFHLRQRVSEVSGRP; from the exons ATGAGCAAGCCCAGAGACTTGCAGCATGACCTGGAGCGGAGCCTCCCAGCCATTGCGTCCATGAGCACCTCCCTCTCGCAGAGCCAGGGCTTCTCACCGCGCTATTACTTCTCCCCGGAGAAGAGGAAAGCCATCTCGGATGTCAGGAGGACTTTCTGCCTCTTTGTCACCTTCGACCTGCTGTTTGTGTCTCTGCTGTGGATAATTGAGCTGAAT ACCAACAATGGCATTCAGAAGAACTTGGAAATCGAAATCATTGAGTACCAGTTTAAAACCTCATTCTTTGATATATTT GTCTTGGCTTTTTTCCGGTTTTTTGTGTTACTTCTGGGCTATGCACTCTTAAAACTGCGCCACTGGTGGGTCATCGCG TTCACTACACTGGTGTCCAGTGCCTTCCTCATCGTGAAGGTCATCCTCTCGGAG ctgctaGCCAAGGGGGCTTTTGGGTACTTACTTCCCATCGTCTCTTTCGTTATCGCCTGGCTAGAAACTTGGTTCCTGGATTTTAAAGTCTTATCTCAGGAGGCGGAAGAGGAACGAT GGTACTTGGCAGCGCAGGCCGCAGCCTCCCGCGGCCCTCTGCTCTATTCTGGAGCCCTTTCTGACGGGCAGTTCTATTCCCCTCCGGAGTCCTTCGCAG GATCGGATAATGAGTCTGATGAAGATGATGTGGGGAGGAAAGCGTTAACAGCCCAG GAGAAGGAATATGTTCAGCAAGGCAAAGAAGCAATGGAGGTTGTGGATCAAATCCTAGCCCAGGAGGAAAACTGGAAATTCGAAAAAAACAAT GAGTTTGGCGATGTTGTTTACACCATTGAAATTCCTTTCCATGGCAAGACCTTTATTTTAAAG GCCTTCATGCAGTGTTCTGCTGAAACAGTCTACCAGGAGGTGATTCTCCAACCTGAGAGGATGATCCTGTGGAATAAAACAGTGGCAGCTTGCCAG ATCTTACAGCGGGTTGAAGATAACACCATTGTCTCGTACGACattgcagcaggggctgcaggtggtGTAGTGTCACCCAG GGACTTTGTAAACGTGCGTCGCATTGAAAGAAGACGAGACCGCTATATTTCCTCAGGGATGTCAACCACTCACGGTTTGAAGCCTCCGCTGTCCAAATACGTCAG GGGCGAGAACGGGCCAGGAGGCTTCATTGTACTGAAATGTGCCAGCAATCCCAAAGTGTGCACCTTCCTCTGGATCCTCAACACGGACCTCAAG GGTCGGCTTCCCCGTTACCTGATCCATCAAAGCCTGGCAGCTACCATGTTCGAGTTTGCATTCCACCTGCGGCAGCGGGTCAGCGAGGTGTCGGGCAGGCCTTGA
- the STARD3 gene encoding stAR-related lipid transfer protein 3 isoform X4, with product MSKPRDLQHDLERSLPAIASMSTSLSQSQGFSPRYYFSPEKRKAISDVRRTFCLFVTFDLLFVSLLWIIELNTNNGIQKNLEIEIIEYQFKTSFFDIFVLAFFRFFVLLLGYALLKLRHWWVIAFTTLVSSAFLIVKVILSELLAKGAFGYLLPIVSFVIAWLETWFLDFKVLSQEAEEERWYLAAQAAASRGPLLYSGALSDGQFYSPPESFAGSDNESDEDDVGRKALTAQEFGDVVYTIEIPFHGKTFILKSFSQAFMQCSAETVYQEVILQPERMILWNKTVAACQILQRVEDNTIVSYDIAAGAAGGVVSPRDFVNVRRIERRRDRYISSGMSTTHGLKPPLSKYVRGENGPGGFIVLKCASNPKVCTFLWILNTDLKGRLPRYLIHQSLAATMFEFAFHLRQRVSEVSGRP from the exons ATGAGCAAGCCCAGAGACTTGCAGCATGACCTGGAGCGGAGCCTCCCAGCCATTGCGTCCATGAGCACCTCCCTCTCGCAGAGCCAGGGCTTCTCACCGCGCTATTACTTCTCCCCGGAGAAGAGGAAAGCCATCTCGGATGTCAGGAGGACTTTCTGCCTCTTTGTCACCTTCGACCTGCTGTTTGTGTCTCTGCTGTGGATAATTGAGCTGAAT ACCAACAATGGCATTCAGAAGAACTTGGAAATCGAAATCATTGAGTACCAGTTTAAAACCTCATTCTTTGATATATTT GTCTTGGCTTTTTTCCGGTTTTTTGTGTTACTTCTGGGCTATGCACTCTTAAAACTGCGCCACTGGTGGGTCATCGCG TTCACTACACTGGTGTCCAGTGCCTTCCTCATCGTGAAGGTCATCCTCTCGGAG ctgctaGCCAAGGGGGCTTTTGGGTACTTACTTCCCATCGTCTCTTTCGTTATCGCCTGGCTAGAAACTTGGTTCCTGGATTTTAAAGTCTTATCTCAGGAGGCGGAAGAGGAACGAT GGTACTTGGCAGCGCAGGCCGCAGCCTCCCGCGGCCCTCTGCTCTATTCTGGAGCCCTTTCTGACGGGCAGTTCTATTCCCCTCCGGAGTCCTTCGCAG GATCGGATAATGAGTCTGATGAAGATGATGTGGGGAGGAAAGCGTTAACAGCCCAG GAGTTTGGCGATGTTGTTTACACCATTGAAATTCCTTTCCATGGCAAGACCTTTATTTTAAAG TCCTTTTCTCAGGCCTTCATGCAGTGTTCTGCTGAAACAGTCTACCAGGAGGTGATTCTCCAACCTGAGAGGATGATCCTGTGGAATAAAACAGTGGCAGCTTGCCAG ATCTTACAGCGGGTTGAAGATAACACCATTGTCTCGTACGACattgcagcaggggctgcaggtggtGTAGTGTCACCCAG GGACTTTGTAAACGTGCGTCGCATTGAAAGAAGACGAGACCGCTATATTTCCTCAGGGATGTCAACCACTCACGGTTTGAAGCCTCCGCTGTCCAAATACGTCAG GGGCGAGAACGGGCCAGGAGGCTTCATTGTACTGAAATGTGCCAGCAATCCCAAAGTGTGCACCTTCCTCTGGATCCTCAACACGGACCTCAAG GGTCGGCTTCCCCGTTACCTGATCCATCAAAGCCTGGCAGCTACCATGTTCGAGTTTGCATTCCACCTGCGGCAGCGGGTCAGCGAGGTGTCGGGCAGGCCTTGA
- the STARD3 gene encoding stAR-related lipid transfer protein 3 isoform X5: protein MSKPRDLQHDLERSLPAIASMSTSLSQSQGFSPRYYFSPEKRKAISDVRRTFCLFVTFDLLFVSLLWIIELNTNNGIQKNLEIEIIEYQFKTSFFDIFVLAFFRFFVLLLGYALLKLRHWWVIAFTTLVSSAFLIVKVILSELLAKGAFGYLLPIVSFVIAWLETWFLDFKVLSQEAEEERWYLAAQAAASRGPLLYSGALSDGQFYSPPESFAGSDNESDEDDVGRKALTAQEFGDVVYTIEIPFHGKTFILKAFMQCSAETVYQEVILQPERMILWNKTVAACQILQRVEDNTIVSYDIAAGAAGGVVSPRDFVNVRRIERRRDRYISSGMSTTHGLKPPLSKYVRGENGPGGFIVLKCASNPKVCTFLWILNTDLKGRLPRYLIHQSLAATMFEFAFHLRQRVSEVSGRP from the exons ATGAGCAAGCCCAGAGACTTGCAGCATGACCTGGAGCGGAGCCTCCCAGCCATTGCGTCCATGAGCACCTCCCTCTCGCAGAGCCAGGGCTTCTCACCGCGCTATTACTTCTCCCCGGAGAAGAGGAAAGCCATCTCGGATGTCAGGAGGACTTTCTGCCTCTTTGTCACCTTCGACCTGCTGTTTGTGTCTCTGCTGTGGATAATTGAGCTGAAT ACCAACAATGGCATTCAGAAGAACTTGGAAATCGAAATCATTGAGTACCAGTTTAAAACCTCATTCTTTGATATATTT GTCTTGGCTTTTTTCCGGTTTTTTGTGTTACTTCTGGGCTATGCACTCTTAAAACTGCGCCACTGGTGGGTCATCGCG TTCACTACACTGGTGTCCAGTGCCTTCCTCATCGTGAAGGTCATCCTCTCGGAG ctgctaGCCAAGGGGGCTTTTGGGTACTTACTTCCCATCGTCTCTTTCGTTATCGCCTGGCTAGAAACTTGGTTCCTGGATTTTAAAGTCTTATCTCAGGAGGCGGAAGAGGAACGAT GGTACTTGGCAGCGCAGGCCGCAGCCTCCCGCGGCCCTCTGCTCTATTCTGGAGCCCTTTCTGACGGGCAGTTCTATTCCCCTCCGGAGTCCTTCGCAG GATCGGATAATGAGTCTGATGAAGATGATGTGGGGAGGAAAGCGTTAACAGCCCAG GAGTTTGGCGATGTTGTTTACACCATTGAAATTCCTTTCCATGGCAAGACCTTTATTTTAAAG GCCTTCATGCAGTGTTCTGCTGAAACAGTCTACCAGGAGGTGATTCTCCAACCTGAGAGGATGATCCTGTGGAATAAAACAGTGGCAGCTTGCCAG ATCTTACAGCGGGTTGAAGATAACACCATTGTCTCGTACGACattgcagcaggggctgcaggtggtGTAGTGTCACCCAG GGACTTTGTAAACGTGCGTCGCATTGAAAGAAGACGAGACCGCTATATTTCCTCAGGGATGTCAACCACTCACGGTTTGAAGCCTCCGCTGTCCAAATACGTCAG GGGCGAGAACGGGCCAGGAGGCTTCATTGTACTGAAATGTGCCAGCAATCCCAAAGTGTGCACCTTCCTCTGGATCCTCAACACGGACCTCAAG GGTCGGCTTCCCCGTTACCTGATCCATCAAAGCCTGGCAGCTACCATGTTCGAGTTTGCATTCCACCTGCGGCAGCGGGTCAGCGAGGTGTCGGGCAGGCCTTGA
- the STARD3 gene encoding stAR-related lipid transfer protein 3 isoform X3, whose translation MRKRRRRRMCSRQAVNPFSPAARTFSSLWSQYPPEAGSSTLKPEKAALTNNGIQKNLEIEIIEYQFKTSFFDIFVLAFFRFFVLLLGYALLKLRHWWVIAFTTLVSSAFLIVKVILSELLAKGAFGYLLPIVSFVIAWLETWFLDFKVLSQEAEEERWYLAAQAAASRGPLLYSGALSDGQFYSPPESFAGSDNESDEDDVGRKALTAQEKEYVQQGKEAMEVVDQILAQEENWKFEKNNEFGDVVYTIEIPFHGKTFILKSFSQAFMQCSAETVYQEVILQPERMILWNKTVAACQILQRVEDNTIVSYDIAAGAAGGVVSPRDFVNVRRIERRRDRYISSGMSTTHGLKPPLSKYVRGENGPGGFIVLKCASNPKVCTFLWILNTDLKGRLPRYLIHQSLAATMFEFAFHLRQRVSEVSGRP comes from the exons atgaggaagagaaggaggaggagaatgtgcagcaggcaagcggtgaatccgttctccccggcagccaggaccttttcatcactctggagccaataccctcccgaGGCGGGATCCTcaaccctgaagccggagaaggcagctctg ACCAACAATGGCATTCAGAAGAACTTGGAAATCGAAATCATTGAGTACCAGTTTAAAACCTCATTCTTTGATATATTT GTCTTGGCTTTTTTCCGGTTTTTTGTGTTACTTCTGGGCTATGCACTCTTAAAACTGCGCCACTGGTGGGTCATCGCG TTCACTACACTGGTGTCCAGTGCCTTCCTCATCGTGAAGGTCATCCTCTCGGAG ctgctaGCCAAGGGGGCTTTTGGGTACTTACTTCCCATCGTCTCTTTCGTTATCGCCTGGCTAGAAACTTGGTTCCTGGATTTTAAAGTCTTATCTCAGGAGGCGGAAGAGGAACGAT GGTACTTGGCAGCGCAGGCCGCAGCCTCCCGCGGCCCTCTGCTCTATTCTGGAGCCCTTTCTGACGGGCAGTTCTATTCCCCTCCGGAGTCCTTCGCAG GATCGGATAATGAGTCTGATGAAGATGATGTGGGGAGGAAAGCGTTAACAGCCCAG GAGAAGGAATATGTTCAGCAAGGCAAAGAAGCAATGGAGGTTGTGGATCAAATCCTAGCCCAGGAGGAAAACTGGAAATTCGAAAAAAACAAT GAGTTTGGCGATGTTGTTTACACCATTGAAATTCCTTTCCATGGCAAGACCTTTATTTTAAAG TCCTTTTCTCAGGCCTTCATGCAGTGTTCTGCTGAAACAGTCTACCAGGAGGTGATTCTCCAACCTGAGAGGATGATCCTGTGGAATAAAACAGTGGCAGCTTGCCAG ATCTTACAGCGGGTTGAAGATAACACCATTGTCTCGTACGACattgcagcaggggctgcaggtggtGTAGTGTCACCCAG GGACTTTGTAAACGTGCGTCGCATTGAAAGAAGACGAGACCGCTATATTTCCTCAGGGATGTCAACCACTCACGGTTTGAAGCCTCCGCTGTCCAAATACGTCAG GGGCGAGAACGGGCCAGGAGGCTTCATTGTACTGAAATGTGCCAGCAATCCCAAAGTGTGCACCTTCCTCTGGATCCTCAACACGGACCTCAAG GGTCGGCTTCCCCGTTACCTGATCCATCAAAGCCTGGCAGCTACCATGTTCGAGTTTGCATTCCACCTGCGGCAGCGGGTCAGCGAGGTGTCGGGCAGGCCTTGA